Proteins from one Anopheles nili chromosome 2, idAnoNiliSN_F5_01, whole genome shotgun sequence genomic window:
- the LOC128729663 gene encoding probable cysteine--tRNA ligase, mitochondrial — protein sequence MFYRSHLLRKYSTTTKLPADLRVYDGRLKEKVPLHIQREKPYVSFYTCGPTVYDSAHIGHASCYVRLDILQRILRHHFRMPLITAMNVTDIDDKIIVRAQERNIDWRNLARHYEDEFWSDLNRLNVRSPDVKLRVTDHMPAIIRFVQTLVDKGYAYSTADGSVYFETSKYKQYGKLQQVNLEQTCDSSSTTASGKMHPSDFALWKASKPGEPFWTTIFGNGRPGWHIECSTLASHIFGSRLDFHAGGLDLRFPHHENEETQSCCYHDVPDWVTHWVHTGQLHLEGQTHKMSKSLKNTISIRELLEQHSADEFRMLCLMTHYRNVIEYGAEAMATARNVLQKFDSFFNDANAYIDGLKPTTYGEASTDTLLKQLSDTKTIVEQFLKNDFNTANTILALTKLTSIVQKEINGGKAEENIVPSPFVGASNVGAVLAISEYIREQLQVYGLESKNKDSCTQSSSNEGVKDQSFERLIETIVSARSDIRLQAIETKDRQLFHVCDLLRDHLKTANIELKDHGKTSSWNLRRTKS from the coding sequence ATGTTTTATCGTTCGCATTTGCTACGAAAATACTCTACAACTACAAAACTCCCTGCCGATTTGAGAGTGTATGATGGCAGACTCAAAGAAAAAGTGCCACTTCATATTCAACGTGAAAAGCCGTACGTTTCCTTCTACACCTGTGGACCCACGGTTTACGATTCCGCCCATATAGGCCACGCGAGTTGTTACGTGCGGCTGGATATACTGCAGCGCATTTTACGCCACCACTTCCGGATGCCATTAATTACTGCGATGAATGTGACGGATATCGATGATAAGATTATTGTGCGCGCCCAAGAACGGAACATCGACTGGCGGAACTTGGCACGCCACTACGAGGACGAGTTCTGGAGCGATCTTAACAGACTGAACGTACGTTCACCCGATGTGAAGCTGCGCGTTACCGACCACATGCCAGCAATAATCCGTTTCGTGCAAACGCTCGTCGATAAAGGGTATGCCTATTCCACCGCAGACGGTTCCGTTTACTTTGAAACAAGTAAATATAAACAGTACGGCAAGCTGCAGCAAGTCAATCTCGAACAGACGTGCGATTCGAGTTCGACCACCGCATCTGGTAAAATGCATCCGTCCGATTTTGCTCTCTGGAAAGCTTCCAAGCCCGGCGAACCGTTTTGGACGACCATCTTTGGTAACGGACGACCCGGTTGGCACATCGAGTGCTCAACTCTAGCCAGCCACATCTTTGGCAGCAGGCTAGATTTCCACGCCGGTGGACTGGATCTTCGCTTTCCGCATcacgaaaacgaagaaacacAAAGTTGTTGCTATCATGACGTTCCGGATTGGGTTACGCACTGGGTGCACACGGGACAACTTCATCTCGAGGGACAGACTCACAAGATGTCCAAATCACTCAAAAATACCATAAGCATTAGGGAGTTGCTGGAGCAGCACAGTGCTGACGAATTTCGAATGCTTTGTCTAATGACCCACTACCGGAACGTTATCGAATACGGTGCCGAAGCCATGGCGACTGCCAGAAACGTACTGCAAAAGTTCGACAGCTTCTTTAACGATGCCAACGCCTACATCGATGGCCTGAAACCAACTACATATGGCGAGGCAAGCACTGACACACTACTCAAACAGCTGTCGGATACGAAAACCATCGTTGAACAGTTCTTGAAAAACGATTTCAACACCGCAAATACCATTTTGGCGCTAACCAAACTTACCTCCATCGTTCAAAAGGAAATCAACGGTGGCAAAGCAGAAGAGAACATTGTTCCATCCCCCTTTGTCGGGGCATCCAACGTTGGTGCCGTCCTAGCCATTAGTGAATACATTCGAGAACAGTTACAAGTCTATGGGTTGGAATCAAAGAACAAGGACAGCTGCACGCAAAGCTCATCAAACGAGGGCGTAAAGGATCAATCATTTGAACGTCTAATCGAGACGATAGTATCCGCGAGAAGCGATATTCGCTTGCAGGCGATAGAAACCAAAGATAGGCAGCTATTTCACGTTTGTGATCTTCTACGGGATCATTTAAAGACAGCCAACATCGAATTGAAAGATCATGGCAAAACATCATCTTGGAATTTAAGGCGCACAAAGAGCTAG
- the LOC128731450 gene encoding proteasome-associated protein ECM29 homolog encodes MAGNPSEELELLERVLLRLGFADTDEQLQSTVTKFLTPVLIKITSPNENVRKKVMEILTHINKRLKSRNQIQIPLQPLLTQYQQADSLFLINFAIIYITMGFPRLSVEEQTELAPVLLNCLEGKPETHQDKILMLVLPLLGEIKIPVNPESRSELLGLSNKPHTKQQLLSMLLDVLLLPYGTLPDSDVPLGMSVYSFKRVTSKPPKAEELEQLKKGIVRFICGGIFPDQEILAHLVVASADTRFSVVTPAVGELNKISSSLDWTDPKLCGPLYTLFTGNGSKLPDRKTSGVSARVRQKLLQHLLKCRGKGIIIANGIQVIFESLFGENTNQKCKVLALQFAYNLMNNGQTELINKLSKVLLTGIAKLIGTTSEESVEVQNAAYSAMAQLAIVCPGTVNEDIQLVGEYFKHLQQAPVELHSSIREALVALAQAFDWRKQTTDSAVTMEAKRMSEEPGNSVKTAPTSMGKRFVPNANQQLLLALLSEKAESKLTIVQNVASVFLTTCFPDYYVPSRYLLLIICGESTQLRDMMTTYLYGVLKKDHINYGAIRSVDGFAGSVPSEETVDSKRIFLPSFCEMVQYVASKSERKVATVVDRSGYGKVKLPYAFDTYVEVLDYLRICLLFNAGINSHPDNDEGLFKLTAFLRRLVSEGQRETIVKYNDLVRRLVVARKGITELTCLYDLVNGIPDVLVEENRDLLLTLEGSLKETFEPTRALIAKVYGVLIAYVCDDAEFDHQVKQLQTLGNKSLETRHGSILAAANAVYRKLLLKKNDTIARENWDTLQVLIELLVSLLNDQQSLLQSAAIRSLCLIGSCTVLPLAEEEKMETDDAAETAGKKPITTKASLMETLLTLLQNGHTKAKIRQDAAHCLGYLAIGDREYYSRKVLERLLGLLKMTKDPALHIAIGQALAYTLQGLPREDDPSYDGTVGNADDETLSWFLLELVKQLNETHAYLKQAGAIWLLAVVKNCSRRRPIMEKREIIQIALVDLLSEDNELIQDVASRALGIIFALSDNACQEDMSNLLLDQLVGGRRQVQKVVEDSKLFEEGVLGKAPTGGNLSTYKELCSLASDLNQPEILYQFMEIANHNATWNSKLGAAFGLMSTTKSAKLKMEPFLAKIVPRLFRYKYDPTPKIQNSMINIWDSVVTDSKATVEQNYWAILEDVTKNLTSNEWRTRIACCLAVRDLIKRAAGLKLRSDPVDKRISGEASTSSMDVDQLQTVPEPELRYLWTQLFRVMDDIHEGTRLAAEGTANALSKVCVVASSSDSSKSATNVASSIIPLFLETGVTHTVPEIRRLSIRTLSELIDSAGVLILPHLASLVPCLLQATGELDSTKLSYLSTMVSGQSGGGTQEAIDALRAEAAKQHYTMETITKCIRHIDYATLERMSPSVLDLIKSSVNLGTKVACAHFICLVCIHLGDAMQSLTSKYLGACFTGLSDRNATVRRYYASAIGHLIGTAKEQSIVRLFTKLEELYFEQQTNRSKAVPLTIQAINKRHQEVLKDYSANVLPLVFFAMHEEITEDNKSTVELWQELWQEINTGDAGLRMNLDAIVMILETNLNNPSWLLKAQAGAATNTLAAKLSAKLEDAVRCRLIDLILNNVSGRTFQGKERLLQGLASLCNKLDQQATNHAERIVDAVMKECRKEEPIYRTHALRSLGNILDELKVDRFEEVYNMVWHLLDKQQQDADEKASGSVDSSHAVEFVSSEERNKQMLISVQLKETVCETLGKAWPENSIETQTRYQRMFVEKCVQCLKLNTRPVQLCLLQALGRFLERLHLLRNNVSQPSGGSNEDATGEGLSGANREKKAKVESDCVEGNILEMICRIVLSAIVQVSSIPHTGLKKEALNVLLILTKKLRAKEPGMVEGELNLVRQTFTQILQQLQKDTAPEIKCRLKDLEDKLK; translated from the exons AATTTTGCTATTATCTATATCACGATGGGTTTTCCAAGGTTGTCAGTTGAGGAGCAAACAGAGCTCGCTCCGGTTCTTTTAAACTGCCTTGAAGGAAAACCAGAAACTCACCAAGACAA AATATTGATGCTGGTCCTTCCACTGCTTGGGGAAATTAAGATTCCGGTCAATCCGGAGAGCCGCTCGGAATTGCTTGGATTATCGAACAAGCCACATACTAAGCAGCAACTCTTGTCCATGCTGTTAGACGTGTTGCTTTTACCGTATGGAACGCTGCCTGATAGCGACGTTCCACTAGGTATGAGTGTGTACTCTTTCAAGCGTGTGACTTCGAAACCCCCTAAAGCGGAGGAGCTCGAACAGTTGAAAAAGGGTATCGTGCGGTTCATTTGCGGGGGCATTTTCCCTGATCAAGAGATTTTAGCTCATCTTGTGGTAGCTTCGGCCGATACGCGATTCTCCGTTGTTACACCGGCTGTCGGGGAGCTAAATAAAATCAGCAGCTCTCTCGATTGGACCGACCCGAAGCTATGCGGGCCGCTATATACGCTGTTTACTGGCAATGGTTCCAAGCTACCGGATAGGAAGACGAGCGGTGTTAGCGCAAGGGTTCGCCAAAAGCTGctgcaacatttgctaaagtgCCGTGGCAAAGGAATTATAATTGCGAACGGCATTCAGGTGATTTTTGAATCTTTGTTTggggaaaacacgaatcaaAAATGCAAAGTGTTGGCTCTGCAATTTGCCTACAATCTAATGAACAA CGGCCAAACGGAGCTTATCAACAAACTTTCGAAGGTGCTGCTTACAGGGATTGCCAAACTAATCGGCACTACTTCGGAAGAATCTGTCGAGGTGCAGAATGCTGCGTACAGTGCGATGGCACAGCTAGCTATCGTGTGTCCTGGCACAGTTAATGAAGACATACAGCTTGTCGGCGAATATTTTAAGCACTTGCAGCAAGCTCCGGTAGAGTTGCATTCATCCATCCGCGAAGCATTAGTGGCTCTGGCACAAGCATTCGACTGGAGAAAGCAAACCACAGATTCAGCTGTGACCATGGAAGCCAAAAGGATGTCGGAGGAACCCGGAAACTCCGTAAAAACGGCGCCAACATCGATGGGAAAACGCTTTGTTCCGAATGCAAATCAGCAACTTTTGTTGGCACTGCTAAGTGAAAAGGCTGAATCAAAGCTAACGATCGTTCAGAACGTTGCTTCTGTCTTTCTGACCACGTGCTTTCCCGATTATTACGTACCGTCGCGTTACTTGCTGCTAATAATTTGTGGCGAAAGCACACAATTGCGCGACATGATGACGACGTACCTGTACGGCGTGTTGAAGAAGGATCACATCAACTACGGTGCCATTCGTTCTGTGGATGGGTTCGCTGGGTCGGTACCATCTGAGGAGACCGTCGATAGCAAGCGTATCTTTCTGCCATCGTTCTGTGAAATGGTGCAATACGTTGCCTCGAAGTCGGAACGTAAAGTGGCTACGGTCGTAGACCGGTCTGGTTACGGAAAGGTGAAGCTACCGTATGCCTTTGATACGTACGTTGAAGTGTTGGATTATCTGCGCATATGCTTGCTTTTCAATGCTGGTATAAATAGTCATCCCGATAATGATGAAGGATTGTTCAAGCTGACCGCGTTCTTGCGCAGATTGGTTTCCGAGGGACAGCGAGAAACCATTGTGAAGTATAACGATCTTGTTCGTCGCCTGGTAGTTGCCCGCAAGGGTATCACCGAGTTAACGTGTTTGTACGATCTCGTGAACGGCATACCGGATGTGCTAGTGGAGGAAAATCGGGATCTTCTGTTGACCCTCGAAGGTTCGCTGAAGGAAACGTTCGAACCGACGCGTGCTCTTATTGCCAAAGTGTATGGCGTGCTGATTGCCTACGTTTGCGATGATGCCGAGTTTGATCACCAGGTGAAACAACTGCAAACTCTTGGTAATAAATCGCTGGAAACGCGACACGGTTCCATTTTGGCTGCCGCAAATGCCGTCTATCGCAAGTTGCTGTTGAAGAAGAACGATACGATTGCGAGAGAGAACTGGGACACTCTACAAGTGTTGATCGAGTTGCTCGTATCGTTGCTAAACGATCAACAGTCACTGCTGCAGTCGGCCGCCATTCGTAGCCTGTGCTTGATCGGTTCCTGCACGGTGCTTCCGCTGGcagaggaggaaaaaatggaaacggacGACGCTGCTGAGACGGCTGGAAAGAAACCCATAACGACAAAAGCGTCGCTGATGGAAACGCTCCTAACGCTGCTTCAAAACGGTCacacgaaagcaaaaattcgCCAAGATGCGGCACACTGCCTCGGTTATCTCGCGATTGGCGATCGGGAGTACTATTCGCGAAAGGTTTTGGAGAGGCTGTTGGGGCTACTCAAAATGACCAAGGATCCGGCATTACACATTGCGATCGGTCAAGCACTCGCCTATACGCTGCAAGGTCTTCCGAGAGAGGACGACCCGTCCTACGACGGTACGGTTGGAAATGCAGATGACGAAACGCTGTCCTGGTTCCTGCTCGAGTTGGTAAAGCAGTTGAACGAAACGCACGCTTACTTGAAGCAAGCGGGAGCCATCTGGTTGCTGGCCGTGGTGAAAAATTGTAGCCGTCGTCGGCCCATCATGGAGAAACGAGAAATTATACAGATCGCACTAGTCGATTTGCTATCGGAAGATAATG AGCTTATTCAGGACGTTGCTTCTCGAGCGTTGGGTATTATCTTTGCGCTTTCTGATAACGCATGTCAGGAGGATATGTCAAACTTGTTGCTCGATCAGCTGGTTGGTGGCCGGCGACAGGTGCAAAAAGTCGTTGAAGATTCGAAACTCTTTGAGGAAGGTGTGCTTGGGAAGGCGCCGACCGG AGGTAACTTGTCGACGTATAAGGAATTGTGCAGCTTGGCATCGGATCTAAACCAGCCGGAAATACTATACCAATTCATGGAAATCGCAAATCACAACGCCACATGGAACAGCAAATTAGGGGCGGCTTTCGGGCTGATGTCGACCACAAAATCGGCGAAGCTCAAGATGGAGCCATTCCTGGCCAAAATTGTGCCGCGATTGTTTCGATACAAGTACGATCCGACACCAAAGATTCAAAACTCGATGATCAACATCTGGGACTCTGTGGTAACGGACTCGAAAGCGACGGTTGAGCAGAATTATTGGGCGATTCTGGAGGATGTGACGAAAAATCTTACCTCGAATGAGTGGCGCACCCGAATAGCGTGCTGCCTTGCGGTACGGGACCTTATTAAGCGCGCAGCAGGACTGAAGCTGCGGTCGGATCCGGTGGATAAGAGGATAAGCGGTGAAGCGTCGACGAGTAGCATGGACGTAGATCAGCTACAAACGGTTCCGGAACCTGAACTACGGTACTTGTGGACTCAGTTGTTCCGCGTGATGGACGACATCCATGAAGGAACGCGTCTTGCTGCCGAGGGCACCGCCAACGCTCTGAGCAAGGTGTGCGTGGTGGCTTCGTCGAGTGATAGCAGCAAATCGGCGACAAACGTTGCAAGCTCTATCATTCCGCTGTTTCTAGAGACAGGAGTTACACACACGGTGCCCGAAATACGGCGGCTAAGCATTCGAACATTGTCGGAGTTGATCGATTCCGCGGGTGTGCTGATTCTGCCGCATCTAGCGAGTTTGGTTCCGTGCCTGCTACAAGCAACAGGAGAACTCGATTCGACCAAACTGTCGTACTTATCGACGATGGTTTCGGGACAATCGGGCGGTGGTACGCAGGAAGCAATCGATGCGTTACGGGCCGAGGCGGCCAAGCAGCACTACACCATGGAAACGATAACAAAGTGCATCCGGCACATTGACTACGCCACGCTCGAACGCATGAGCCCATCCGTGCTGGATCTTATCAAGTCGAGCGTTAATCTAGGCACGAAGGTGGCTTGTGCGCATTTCATTTGTCTCGTTTGCATCCACCTTGGGGACGCGATGCAATCGCTGACAAGCAAGTACCTCGGTGCATGTTTCACGGGGCTGTCCGATCGAAATGCGACCGTACGGAGGTACTATGCGTCGGCCATCGGACACCTAATTGGCACGGCCAAGGAGCAATCGATCGTACGGTTGTTTACCAAGCTGGAGGAGCTTTACTTCGAGCAGCAgacgaaccgatcgaaagcGGTCCCACTGACCATCCAGGCAATTAACAAGCGCCACCAGGAGGTGCTGAAGGACTACAGTGCGAACGTGCTGCCGCTGGTGTTTTTCGCGATGCACGAGGAAATCACGGAGGACAACAAGTCCACCGTTGAGCTGTGGCAGGAGCTATGGCAGGAAATTAACACCGGTGATGCCGGGTTGCGCATGAATCTCGACGCGATCGTGATGATCCTAGAGACGAACTTAAATAATCCTTCCTGGCTACTCAAGGCACAGGCCGGTGCGGCTACCAACACACTCGCGGCGAAGCTGAGCGCCAAGCTGGAAGATGCCGTACGGTGTCGCTTGATCGATCTGATACTGAACAATGTGAGTGGCCGCACGTTCCAGGGTAAGGAGCGATTACTGCAGGGCTTGGCTAGTTTGTGCAACAAGCTCGAccagcaagcgacgaaccaCGCGGAGCGCATTGTCGACGCGGTCATGAAGGAGTGTCGCAAGGAGGAACCGATCTATCGTACGCACGCGTTGCGTTCACTTGGGAACATACTGGACGAACTGAAAGTGGACCGGTTCGAGGAGGTTTATAACATGGTTTGGCATCTGCTCgacaagcagcagcaagatGCGGACGAAAAAGCATCCGGTTCGGTGGACAGTTCCCACGCGGTGGAATTTGTGTCGTCCGAGGAACGTAACAAACAGATGCTCATTTCAGTGCAACTGAAGGAAACGGTCTGCGAGACCCTCGGTAAAGCCTGGCCGGAGAATTCaatcgaaacacaaacacgctaCCAGCGAATGTTTGTTGAAAAGTGTGTCCAGTGTTTGAAACTCAACACACGTCCGGTACAGTTGTGTCTGCTGCAAGCACTCGGCCGGTTTTTGGAGCGTTTGCATCTTTTACGCAACAATGTCAGCCAACCGTCTGGGGGAAGTAATGAGGATGCCACTGGTGAGGGACTTTCAGGAGCGaaccgagagaaaaaagcaaaggtgGAATCGGATTGTGTGGAAGGAAATATTCTGGAGATGATCTGCCGCATCGTGTTGTCAGCGATTGTTCAAGTTTCTT CAATTCCACATACCGGTCTCAAGAAGGAAGCTCTCAATGTACTGCTTATACTGACTAAAAAGCTGCGAGCAAAGGAACCAGGCATGGTTGAAGGAGAGTTAAATCTTGTGCGGCAAACGTTTACCCAGATACTGCAGCAGTTGCAGAAGGACACGGCTCCAGAGATCAAATGTCGTCTCAAGGATTTAGAGGATAAGCTCAAGTAA